One segment of Vagococcus martis DNA contains the following:
- a CDS encoding DEAD/DEAH box helicase — MDETLYGRQLLKSDIPKSLRHVVDNDKQIKKVAGMSINGQFVICQRCGHKNHRSQCQTSTGYYCVYCINMGKVKSDAFLYRIPRKLKQAKRENCCEWKGELTKIQQRVANDLLTAYDNQTNHFVHAVTGAGKTEMLFPLIEKSLIDGKIIGIATPRIDVCLELFPRLQAAFPSINSNLLYGKSKQEFDGAPLVICTTHQLMRFFHYFDILVIDEADAFPYVNSAELQYATKNALVKKGMMVFLTATSNKNLENYQNTTRSVVSRRFHGRDLPVPNTFYCPKLSTQLRKGTLPKKLIQTIDKQTHPLILFFPDISLMLDSYNVLKKRWPDKQMGVVYASSKTREETVEKMRQGELDILLSTTILERGVTFHCISVMVVCADHRVFNRATLIQIAGRVGRSGDSAVGEVLFLHEGKTTAIKQAIKEIKQMNRRSTL, encoded by the coding sequence ATGGATGAAACACTATATGGCAGACAGCTACTTAAAAGCGACATACCAAAGTCATTAAGGCATGTGGTTGATAATGATAAACAGATAAAAAAAGTAGCGGGGATGTCGATTAATGGACAATTTGTTATTTGTCAAAGATGTGGTCACAAAAACCATCGCTCACAGTGTCAAACAAGTACGGGATACTATTGTGTGTATTGTATTAACATGGGAAAAGTCAAAAGTGACGCGTTTCTTTACCGTATTCCTAGAAAATTAAAACAAGCGAAACGAGAGAATTGTTGTGAATGGAAAGGAGAGTTAACTAAGATACAACAACGTGTGGCAAATGACCTACTAACAGCTTACGACAATCAAACCAATCATTTTGTACATGCTGTAACAGGTGCTGGAAAAACGGAAATGTTGTTTCCTTTAATCGAAAAATCTTTAATAGATGGCAAGATAATAGGTATCGCAACGCCAAGGATAGATGTGTGTTTAGAATTATTCCCTCGATTACAAGCGGCTTTTCCATCAATTAACAGTAATTTGTTATACGGCAAGTCTAAACAGGAATTTGATGGTGCGCCACTTGTTATTTGTACCACACATCAATTGATGCGATTTTTTCATTATTTTGATATTTTAGTGATTGATGAAGCTGATGCATTTCCTTATGTCAATTCAGCTGAATTACAATATGCTACGAAGAATGCCTTGGTCAAAAAGGGAATGATGGTTTTTTTGACTGCAACGAGTAATAAGAATCTAGAAAATTATCAAAATACGACTAGAAGTGTGGTTTCAAGACGATTTCATGGTAGAGATTTGCCTGTACCCAATACGTTTTACTGCCCAAAATTGTCAACTCAGTTAAGAAAAGGAACACTACCTAAAAAATTAATACAAACAATAGATAAGCAAACACATCCACTGATTTTATTTTTTCCTGATATTTCATTGATGTTAGATAGTTATAATGTGTTAAAAAAGAGATGGCCGGACAAACAAATGGGTGTTGTCTATGCGTCCTCTAAAACAAGAGAAGAAACTGTCGAAAAAATGAGGCAAGGTGAGCTTGATATACTACTAAGCACCACGATTTTAGAGCGAGGTGTCACGTTTCACTGCATTTCTGTCATGGTAGTGTGTGCGGATCACCGTGTGTTTAACCGCGCGACATTAATTCAAATTGCAGGACGAGTTGGACGAAGTGGGGACTCAGCAGTTGGCGAGGTGCTGTTCTTACACGAAGGAAAAACGACTGCGATAAAACAAGCTATAAAAGAAATCAAGCAGATGAATAGGCGGTCAACATTATGA
- a CDS encoding dihydrofolate reductase, whose product MIAAIWAQDENGLIGKDDKLPWYLPDDLQFFKQMTENNTIVMGRKTFEGMGKNLLPNRQTIVLTSDQTYDGNGAIVMHSVDDVLKYAEEFDGITFITGGGEIYKTFLPYTDVLYRTLIQSTFEGDTYFPYIDWGEWNIVSTSEGSVNDDNPYPHDFETYQRHQK is encoded by the coding sequence ATGATAGCAGCAATATGGGCTCAAGATGAAAATGGATTAATTGGGAAAGATGACAAACTACCCTGGTATTTGCCAGATGACTTACAATTTTTCAAACAAATGACAGAAAACAACACAATCGTTATGGGACGTAAAACGTTTGAAGGAATGGGTAAAAATCTATTACCTAATCGTCAAACCATTGTGTTAACATCAGACCAAACTTATGATGGAAATGGTGCGATTGTCATGCATTCGGTAGATGATGTATTGAAATATGCCGAAGAATTTGATGGGATTACTTTTATCACTGGTGGTGGTGAGATTTATAAAACATTCTTGCCTTACACTGATGTATTATATCGTACGTTGATTCAATCGACATTTGAAGGAGATACTTATTTTCCTTATATTGATTGGGGAGAGTGGAATATTGTTAGTACCAGCGAAGGCTCTGTTAACGATGATAATCCATATCCACATGATTTTGAGACATACCAACGCCACCAAAAATGA
- a CDS encoding penicillin-binding transpeptidase domain-containing protein yields the protein MNQRNKGKFLSSKNKQTKKTKSHVPIRLDILFFIVFVLFTMLIVKLSDLQIKNQEKYKNIVASGQKKIVEENAPRGYIYDSKGNILVGNKATQAILFTRSAGMNANDIRKVSQDIVKLIDIEPDKLTERDKKDYWLANPDNLAKAQKRLTVSDKVSSNGQELSNSDLYAKTVDKVKDDEINFDEQQMKEASVFKRINSAAALQPVTIKNDNVTPEEIAKVGENTAAISGLSAGTDWERDYPEKDQIRSILGTVSTEKQGLPEDEIDEYLKKGYQRNDRVGLSYLEKSYEDTLKGKKGQAEVVTDKNQKIVSKTEVKASEKGDNLMLTINLDFQRKVEEIAKRQFESLEQAGKATYSPGVYVVVTDPNNGDVLSMVGLSKDPDTGELIDDSLGTINKAFVPGSSIKAATVMAGYENGIIKGNQTMVDEPLVFSDGTTKSSLFNHYSSIPLTTEQALEVSSNVYMMRIALGMMGVEYSPGMSLPMDISVFDKLRKTYEEFGLGTKTGIDIPQESVGVLNTNYKDKNGNFLPGIMASALDLSFGNYEAYTPMQLAQYVSTIANGGTRYAPHVVKGIYGNGDNGDLGKEKELIEPKVMNKIEGKENEFEIIQEGMYQVVNGSMGTGTVLQGASLPIAAKTGTAETFAVDSKTNKTISVINSTIVGYAPYNDPKVAVSVMIPQISDDDMATNRLILKEVINAYNEEYNKQ from the coding sequence ATGAATCAAAGAAATAAGGGCAAATTTTTATCTAGTAAAAATAAACAAACAAAGAAAACAAAATCTCATGTTCCAATTCGACTAGATATTTTGTTTTTTATTGTGTTTGTTTTGTTTACAATGTTAATAGTAAAATTGTCTGATTTGCAAATTAAAAATCAAGAAAAATACAAAAACATTGTCGCAAGTGGGCAAAAGAAAATAGTAGAAGAGAATGCACCTAGGGGATATATTTATGACTCGAAAGGAAATATTTTAGTCGGAAATAAAGCAACACAGGCAATTCTTTTTACACGATCTGCTGGAATGAACGCAAATGATATTAGAAAAGTAAGTCAAGACATCGTTAAATTGATTGATATTGAGCCAGATAAACTAACTGAGCGTGATAAAAAAGATTATTGGTTAGCTAATCCAGATAACCTAGCAAAAGCCCAGAAACGATTAACCGTTAGTGATAAAGTAAGTTCTAATGGCCAAGAGTTATCTAATAGTGATTTATACGCAAAAACAGTGGATAAAGTCAAAGATGATGAAATAAACTTTGATGAACAGCAAATGAAAGAAGCATCTGTTTTTAAACGAATCAATTCAGCGGCAGCTTTACAACCAGTGACCATTAAAAATGATAATGTCACGCCCGAAGAAATTGCTAAGGTAGGGGAAAATACAGCAGCCATTTCAGGATTATCAGCTGGAACAGATTGGGAAAGAGATTATCCAGAAAAAGACCAAATTCGTTCGATTTTAGGAACAGTTTCAACAGAAAAACAAGGATTACCAGAAGATGAGATTGATGAATACCTTAAAAAAGGGTATCAACGAAATGATCGTGTTGGGCTAAGTTACCTAGAAAAATCTTATGAAGATACTTTAAAAGGTAAAAAAGGTCAGGCAGAAGTCGTGACAGATAAAAATCAAAAAATAGTTTCTAAAACAGAAGTTAAGGCAAGTGAAAAAGGCGATAACTTAATGCTAACGATTAATTTAGATTTTCAAAGAAAAGTGGAAGAAATTGCTAAGCGTCAGTTTGAGTCATTGGAGCAAGCAGGGAAAGCAACTTATTCACCAGGGGTATATGTTGTGGTAACAGACCCGAATAATGGCGATGTGTTGTCGATGGTCGGATTAAGTAAAGACCCTGATACAGGGGAATTAATTGATGATTCACTTGGAACAATTAATAAAGCGTTTGTTCCAGGCTCGTCAATTAAAGCAGCAACTGTTATGGCAGGATATGAGAATGGTATCATAAAAGGTAATCAAACAATGGTCGACGAACCACTCGTATTTAGTGATGGCACAACTAAATCATCACTATTTAATCACTATTCTTCTATACCTTTGACAACTGAACAAGCACTTGAAGTGTCTTCAAATGTTTATATGATGCGGATTGCGTTAGGAATGATGGGAGTTGAGTACTCACCAGGAATGTCGTTACCAATGGATATTAGTGTGTTTGATAAGTTGCGTAAAACATATGAAGAATTCGGTCTTGGTACCAAAACAGGTATTGATATTCCACAAGAATCGGTGGGTGTGTTAAACACAAATTACAAAGATAAAAATGGAAACTTCTTACCAGGCATTATGGCAAGTGCTCTTGATTTATCTTTTGGTAACTATGAAGCCTATACTCCAATGCAGTTAGCTCAATATGTGTCTACTATTGCAAATGGTGGTACACGTTACGCGCCACATGTTGTGAAAGGTATTTATGGCAATGGCGATAATGGTGATTTAGGAAAAGAAAAAGAGTTGATCGAGCCAAAAGTAATGAATAAGATTGAAGGAAAAGAAAACGAATTTGAGATTATTCAAGAAGGAATGTATCAAGTAGTTAATGGGTCAATGGGAACAGGAACTGTTTTACAGGGTGCTAGTCTTCCGATTGCTGCTAAAACAGGTACAGCTGAAACTTTTGCAGTCGATTCCAAAACGAATAAAACAATTTCTGTTATTAATAGTACCATTGTTGGGTATGCCCCATATAATGATCCAAAAGTAGCAGTTAGCGTGATGATTCCTCAAATTAGTGATGATGACATGGCGACAAATAGGTTAATACTAAAAGAAGTTATTAATGCCTATAACGAAGAGTATAATAAACAATAA
- the acnA gene encoding aconitate hydratase AcnA, with protein MFLNDIEKEIRMNDTTYSYYDIGKLCELLKKDVKKSPFSIRVLLESLIRQVDGLGITEDHVISLANWQPNKQKGEIPFKPSRVILQDFTGVPAIVDLASMREAVVNLGGDPSMINPEVPVDLVIDHSVQVDAYASEQALAINSKLEFERNKERYEFLKWAQTAFDNYRVVPPATGIVHQVNIEYLADVVSQKKVSGKTYLFPDTVFGTDSHTPMVNALGVLGWGVGGIEAEASMLGEPSFFPMPEVIGVKLTGQLDLGATATDLALKVTKVLREKQVVGKFVEFFGGGVKNLTLADRATIANMSPENGATCGFFPVDDETLNYMRLTGRDKKHIELTENYLKMNHLFFEDDTQVEYTDVIEIDLSSIESNLAGPKRPQDLVPLSQMKQNFIESVTSPEGNLGFGLDKEEFKKVSPVLAEGKQEEIKTGDVVIAAITSCTNTSNPYVMLAAGLLAKKAVEKGLNVRPTVKTSLAPGSKVVTGYLENAGLMPYLELLGFDVVGYGCTTCIGNSGPLKTEIEEAIQKEDVLVASVLSGNRNFEGRIHPLTKANYLASPPLVIAYALAGTVTKDLKTEPIGIGKNQEEVYLKDIWPSQQEINQYISDFVTPELFKEYYADVFNANDEWNLIPTNDSSVYEWQESSTYIANPPFFDGMTFEIDTLSDLSELRVLGKFGDSVTTDHISPAGSINRHSPAGLYLKENGLTPRTFNSFGSRRGHHEVMMRGTFGNIRIRNKIAPGTEGGVTTYFPTGEVLSIYDAAMKYQKDQTGLVILAGDDYGMGSSRDWAAKGSRLLGVRVVIAKSYERIHRSNLVMMGVLPLQFLPGQDADSLGLSGEEEFSVDLPDDVGLRQEVWVDAKNTDGNITRFKAIVRFDALSDIEYYKHQGILPMVIRKKLAASV; from the coding sequence ATGTTTCTTAACGATATTGAAAAAGAAATAAGAATGAATGATACGACTTATTCTTATTATGATATTGGTAAATTATGTGAATTATTAAAAAAAGATGTGAAAAAATCACCTTTTTCAATCAGAGTTTTATTGGAATCTTTAATTAGACAAGTGGATGGTTTGGGCATTACTGAAGACCATGTTATTTCTTTGGCTAATTGGCAACCAAATAAGCAAAAGGGAGAGATTCCATTTAAACCAAGCCGTGTGATTCTACAAGATTTTACAGGTGTTCCAGCTATTGTTGATTTAGCTTCGATGAGGGAAGCGGTGGTTAATCTTGGTGGTGATCCATCTATGATTAATCCAGAAGTGCCAGTCGATTTAGTCATTGACCATTCTGTTCAGGTTGATGCGTATGCTTCAGAGCAAGCATTGGCAATTAACTCAAAACTTGAATTTGAACGAAATAAAGAACGTTATGAATTTTTAAAATGGGCTCAAACAGCATTTGATAATTACCGAGTAGTGCCACCTGCAACGGGTATTGTTCACCAGGTGAATATTGAATATTTAGCTGATGTGGTCTCACAAAAAAAAGTGTCAGGTAAAACGTATTTATTTCCAGACACAGTATTTGGAACAGACTCACACACGCCAATGGTTAATGCGTTAGGCGTACTTGGTTGGGGTGTTGGTGGGATAGAAGCGGAAGCCTCAATGCTTGGTGAACCATCATTTTTCCCGATGCCAGAAGTAATTGGCGTCAAGTTAACGGGTCAACTAGATTTAGGTGCAACAGCTACGGACTTAGCGTTAAAAGTGACAAAAGTCCTAAGAGAAAAACAAGTTGTTGGAAAATTTGTTGAATTCTTCGGCGGTGGTGTTAAAAATCTGACATTAGCAGACCGAGCAACCATTGCGAACATGTCACCTGAAAATGGCGCAACATGTGGTTTTTTCCCAGTAGATGATGAAACATTAAACTATATGCGATTAACTGGTCGCGATAAAAAACATATTGAGCTAACAGAAAACTATTTAAAAATGAATCATCTCTTTTTTGAAGATGACACTCAGGTTGAATACACTGATGTGATTGAAATTGATTTATCTTCAATAGAATCAAATCTGGCTGGTCCAAAACGACCTCAAGATTTAGTTCCTCTCTCTCAAATGAAGCAAAACTTTATTGAATCTGTTACATCCCCAGAAGGAAATCTAGGTTTTGGTTTAGATAAAGAAGAGTTTAAAAAAGTTAGTCCAGTTTTAGCAGAAGGAAAACAAGAAGAAATTAAGACTGGTGATGTGGTGATTGCTGCGATTACAAGTTGCACAAATACATCTAATCCCTACGTGATGTTAGCGGCAGGATTATTGGCTAAAAAGGCTGTTGAAAAAGGATTAAACGTGCGCCCAACAGTTAAAACGTCGTTGGCTCCTGGTTCAAAAGTCGTAACAGGATACTTAGAAAATGCAGGCCTTATGCCTTATTTAGAATTATTAGGATTTGATGTTGTTGGGTATGGCTGTACCACATGTATTGGAAATTCAGGTCCATTAAAAACTGAAATTGAAGAAGCTATTCAAAAAGAAGATGTGTTGGTTGCATCTGTTCTAAGTGGTAACAGAAATTTTGAAGGACGTATTCATCCATTAACAAAAGCTAATTATTTAGCCTCACCGCCTCTTGTTATTGCATATGCACTAGCAGGTACAGTGACGAAAGATTTAAAAACTGAACCGATTGGTATTGGAAAAAATCAAGAAGAGGTTTATTTAAAAGATATTTGGCCTTCTCAACAAGAGATTAATCAGTACATTTCAGATTTTGTTACACCAGAATTATTCAAAGAATACTATGCAGATGTTTTTAATGCAAATGATGAGTGGAATTTGATTCCGACAAATGATTCTTCGGTGTATGAGTGGCAAGAAAGCTCAACATATATTGCCAATCCACCATTTTTTGATGGCATGACTTTCGAAATAGATACCTTAAGTGATTTGTCAGAATTAAGAGTATTAGGAAAATTTGGTGACTCTGTGACAACTGACCATATCTCTCCGGCAGGTTCCATTAATCGACATTCACCGGCAGGACTTTACTTAAAAGAAAATGGTTTAACTCCTAGAACGTTCAATTCTTTTGGTTCAAGACGTGGGCATCATGAAGTTATGATGCGTGGAACGTTTGGCAATATTAGAATTAGAAACAAAATCGCCCCAGGGACTGAAGGTGGCGTGACAACGTATTTCCCTACAGGAGAAGTTCTATCTATTTATGATGCCGCGATGAAGTATCAAAAAGATCAAACAGGGTTAGTGATTTTAGCCGGTGACGATTATGGCATGGGCTCATCACGAGATTGGGCAGCTAAAGGGTCTCGATTATTAGGTGTACGAGTGGTCATTGCTAAGAGTTACGAACGAATTCATCGTTCTAATTTAGTGATGATGGGAGTTTTACCATTGCAGTTTTTACCTGGACAAGACGCAGATAGCTTAGGCTTATCAGGAGAAGAAGAGTTTTCGGTTGATTTACCTGATGACGTTGGTCTAAGACAAGAGGTTTGGGTTGATGCTAAAAATACAGATGGCAACATCACGAGATTTAAAGCGATTGTCCGGTTTGATGCACTATCTGATATTGAGTATTACAAACACCAAGGGATTTTACCCATGGTGATTCGAAAAAAATTAGCAGCTAGTGTTTAG
- a CDS encoding thymidylate synthase has translation MEESYLALGRDILARGHEKTDRTGTGTKSLFGYQMRFDLSKGFPLLTTKRVPFSLVKSELLWFLKGDTNIKYLLENNNHIWDEWAFERYVKSEDYKGPDMTDFGRRCLVDDAFNEVYQKEMTLFIENILHDDEFAKKYGELGNIYGSQWRRWKTSTGDTIDQLRDVIDMIRTTPDSRRLIVSAWNPEDVPSMALPPCHTLFQFYVADGKLSCQLYQRSADVFLGVPFNIASYALLTHLIAHETNLEVGEFVHTLGDAHLYSNHIEQMTEQLSRQQRELPTLWLNKEKKSVFDFDMDDIKIEGYQPHPSIKAPIAV, from the coding sequence ATGGAAGAATCATATTTAGCATTAGGTCGAGATATATTAGCAAGAGGACACGAAAAAACTGATCGAACTGGTACTGGAACCAAAAGTCTTTTTGGGTATCAAATGCGTTTTGATTTAAGTAAAGGATTTCCCTTACTCACAACAAAACGTGTGCCATTCTCACTAGTAAAAAGTGAACTATTATGGTTTTTAAAAGGTGATACTAACATCAAATACCTTTTAGAAAATAATAATCATATTTGGGATGAATGGGCTTTTGAGAGATATGTCAAAAGTGAAGACTACAAAGGACCTGATATGACCGACTTTGGCCGTCGTTGTTTAGTGGATGACGCGTTTAATGAGGTTTATCAAAAAGAGATGACCCTGTTTATCGAAAACATATTACATGACGATGAATTTGCCAAAAAATATGGCGAGTTGGGAAATATTTATGGCTCTCAATGGCGACGATGGAAAACATCAACAGGTGATACAATTGATCAATTAAGAGATGTCATCGACATGATTCGTACCACGCCTGACTCAAGACGTTTGATTGTCTCAGCGTGGAATCCAGAAGACGTGCCATCAATGGCTTTGCCACCTTGTCATACTTTATTCCAATTTTATGTAGCAGATGGAAAATTAAGTTGTCAATTGTATCAACGTAGTGCAGACGTCTTTTTAGGTGTTCCGTTTAATATTGCAAGTTATGCTTTATTAACCCATTTAATTGCACATGAAACAAATCTTGAAGTGGGAGAGTTTGTTCACACATTAGGGGATGCCCATCTGTACAGTAATCATATAGAGCAAATGACAGAACAACTTTCAAGACAACAACGAGAGTTACCAACACTTTGGTTAAATAAAGAAAAAAAATCAGTGTTTGATTTTGACATGGATGACATCAAGATTGAAGGGTATCAGCCACATCCAAGTATAAAGGCACCCATTGCGGTGTAG
- the rpmG gene encoding 50S ribosomal protein L33, whose product MRVNITLECTECKERNYLSNKNKRNNPERLEVKKYCPRERKVTLHRETK is encoded by the coding sequence ATGCGCGTAAATATTACTTTAGAATGTACAGAATGTAAAGAAAGAAACTATCTTTCAAACAAAAACAAACGTAACAATCCTGAACGTTTAGAAGTTAAAAAATATTGTCCACGTGAACGTAAAGTGACGTTACACCGTGAAACAAAATAA
- a CDS encoding ComF family protein: MTTSIACCESCKDKFTPIETRQRGQCQYCYGESKTKVCTDCQYWQAQGMVLEPHIALFEYDDTMSDFMSQYKFQGNQSLAAVFREDIKNRLSELSYDVVIPMPLSKKRYSDRGFNQVALLLDEAKIDYQLILKKPKHHKKQSAKSRHDRLKTSMSFNISKKDTHSVDGKVIVLVDDVYTTGNTMMQAKRYLMDKKAKKVITFSLAR; this comes from the coding sequence ATGACAACATCTATAGCCTGCTGTGAATCATGTAAAGATAAGTTTACGCCAATAGAAACAAGACAACGTGGACAATGTCAGTACTGTTATGGTGAGAGTAAGACAAAGGTTTGTACAGATTGTCAGTATTGGCAAGCTCAAGGTATGGTGTTAGAGCCACATATTGCCTTATTTGAGTATGACGATACTATGAGTGACTTTATGTCGCAATATAAGTTTCAAGGCAATCAATCGCTTGCTGCTGTCTTTCGTGAGGATATCAAAAACAGATTGAGTGAATTATCATATGATGTGGTAATACCCATGCCATTATCAAAAAAACGTTATTCGGACAGAGGATTTAATCAAGTGGCTTTGTTACTAGATGAGGCAAAGATTGACTATCAGTTAATCTTAAAAAAACCAAAACATCATAAAAAACAATCAGCTAAATCACGACATGACAGACTCAAAACCAGTATGTCTTTTAACATATCCAAAAAAGATACTCATAGTGTTGATGGAAAAGTGATTGTTTTGGTAGACGATGTGTATACGACTGGAAACACGATGATGCAAGCAAAACGTTATCTTATGGATAAAAAGGCTAAAAAAGTCATAACGTTTTCTTTAGCAAGATGA
- a CDS encoding ABC-F family ATP-binding cassette domain-containing protein has translation MKLLRADNLDKNYGTKQLLNDVSFLIKEKDRIGLIGINGTGKSTLMKILSGKDHSEKGSIDYPNDYKIGYLSQDTVFSEDISVLDAVFEDDTPVMKAIHAYEKALVDLAQDGENPAVQKAYEKAEEAMNKEDAWLAETSAKTILNKLGILFLDKKVSELSGGQQKRLGLAQVLIQSPDLLLLDEPTNHLDYQTIQWLEDYLTHYQGALIVITHDRYFLDRVTNRIFELSDGKLYEYIGNYQSYLLQRAEREENEKKSLHKNKQLFKQELAWMRAGVKARGTKQQARINRFHDLKDKVIGSSDKGSLEFSAGTKRLGKKVIEIEHANYTINQNIILKDFELLVQANERLGITGANGSGKSTLLNIIAGRIPLDSGVVELGETVNIGYYTQTNDNLDESKRIISFLQEIAEEVKQQDGSVISVTEMLERFLFPRQVHGTLISKLSGGEKRRLYLLSILIQQPNVLLLDEPTNDLDVETLTILEDYLADFQGAVIAVSHDRYFLDKTMDKLLIFNGQGNMTTFFGSMSDYVERVDQNASNEKVKSVRNKKIDTPIADDSEKKKLTYKEKIEWETIEEDIATLEETIETLNTQMLDNSSDAVKLQELQATLTATEQTLEEKLERWEYLSEFVD, from the coding sequence ATGAAGCTGTTACGAGCAGATAATTTAGATAAAAATTATGGAACTAAGCAATTATTGAATGACGTTTCTTTTTTGATTAAAGAAAAAGATCGTATTGGGTTAATTGGGATCAATGGAACGGGTAAATCGACATTGATGAAGATATTATCAGGAAAAGATCATTCAGAAAAAGGGTCAATTGATTATCCAAATGATTATAAAATTGGTTATTTATCACAAGATACTGTTTTTTCAGAAGATATTTCTGTATTAGATGCAGTATTTGAAGATGATACACCAGTGATGAAAGCTATTCATGCTTACGAAAAAGCCTTGGTTGATTTAGCGCAAGATGGTGAGAATCCGGCAGTGCAAAAAGCTTACGAAAAAGCAGAAGAAGCCATGAATAAAGAAGATGCGTGGTTAGCTGAAACAAGTGCAAAAACTATTTTAAATAAATTAGGCATTTTATTTTTAGATAAAAAAGTATCAGAACTCTCAGGTGGGCAACAAAAACGTTTAGGATTGGCACAAGTCTTAATCCAATCACCTGATTTACTTCTTTTAGATGAACCCACCAACCACTTGGATTATCAAACAATCCAATGGTTAGAGGATTATTTAACACACTATCAAGGCGCGCTTATCGTGATTACGCATGACCGTTACTTTTTAGATCGTGTAACAAATCGTATTTTTGAGTTATCTGATGGAAAATTATATGAGTACATAGGTAATTATCAATCTTACTTATTACAACGTGCAGAACGAGAAGAAAATGAGAAAAAAAGTCTGCATAAAAATAAGCAATTATTTAAACAAGAATTGGCTTGGATGCGTGCTGGGGTTAAAGCACGTGGAACCAAACAACAAGCTAGAATTAATCGGTTCCATGATTTAAAAGATAAAGTAATTGGCTCAAGTGATAAAGGAAGTCTGGAATTTTCAGCTGGAACAAAACGACTTGGTAAAAAAGTCATTGAAATTGAGCACGCTAACTATACAATCAATCAAAATATTATATTAAAAGACTTTGAATTATTAGTTCAAGCCAATGAACGTCTGGGGATTACTGGGGCAAATGGTTCAGGAAAATCAACTTTATTAAACATTATTGCCGGACGAATTCCACTTGATAGTGGGGTAGTTGAGTTAGGTGAAACTGTAAATATTGGTTATTATACTCAAACAAACGACAATCTTGACGAGAGTAAACGAATTATTTCGTTTTTACAAGAAATTGCTGAGGAAGTGAAACAGCAAGACGGTTCTGTCATCAGCGTGACCGAGATGCTTGAGAGATTTCTATTTCCAAGACAAGTGCATGGGACACTCATAAGTAAACTTTCTGGTGGAGAGAAACGTCGGTTGTATCTTTTGAGTATTTTAATTCAGCAGCCAAATGTGTTATTATTAGATGAACCAACAAATGATTTAGATGTCGAGACGTTGACTATCTTAGAAGATTACTTAGCCGATTTTCAGGGTGCTGTCATTGCAGTCAGCCATGATAGATACTTCCTTGATAAAACGATGGATAAGTTATTAATTTTCAATGGTCAAGGAAATATGACGACCTTTTTTGGGTCAATGAGTGATTACGTTGAGCGAGTTGATCAAAATGCATCCAATGAAAAAGTGAAGTCAGTTCGTAACAAAAAAATTGACACACCCATTGCAGACGACTCTGAGAAAAAGAAATTAACTTATAAAGAAAAAATTGAATGGGAAACCATTGAAGAAGACATCGCAACGTTAGAAGAAACGATTGAAACGTTAAACACACAAATGTTAGACAATAGCAGTGACGCGGTAAAATTACAGGAATTGCAAGCCACACTAACAGCTACTGAACAGACGTTAGAAGAAAAATTAGAACGCTGGGAATACCTTAGCGAGTTTGTCGATTAA
- the hpf gene encoding ribosome hibernation-promoting factor, HPF/YfiA family, with product MFRYNVRGENIEVTQAIREYVEKKIGKLEKYFTNVPESTAHVNLKVYSDKNAKVEVTIPLPYLVLRAEETSPDLYGSIDLVVDKLERQIRKYKTKINRKSRETALDVTKELVFAPSDSTEKMDEPSLEIVRTKRLSLKPMDSEEAVLQMNMLGHNFFIFEDAETNGTSIVYKRKDGKYGLIETN from the coding sequence ATGTTTAGATACAATGTAAGAGGCGAGAACATTGAAGTTACTCAAGCCATAAGAGAATATGTAGAGAAAAAAATTGGCAAATTAGAAAAATATTTTACAAATGTGCCTGAATCAACAGCACATGTGAATTTAAAAGTTTATTCTGATAAAAATGCTAAAGTGGAAGTAACGATTCCATTACCATATCTTGTATTAAGAGCTGAAGAAACCTCTCCAGATTTATATGGAAGTATTGATTTAGTTGTCGATAAATTAGAACGACAAATTAGAAAGTATAAAACAAAAATTAACCGTAAATCAAGAGAAACAGCTTTAGATGTAACAAAAGAATTAGTATTTGCTCCGAGTGATTCTACAGAAAAAATGGACGAACCAAGTTTAGAAATTGTTCGTACAAAACGTTTATCATTAAAACCTATGGATAGCGAAGAAGCTGTATTACAAATGAACATGTTAGGTCACAACTTCTTTATTTTTGAAGATGCTGAAACAAATGGAACAAGCATCGTTTACAAACGTAAAGATGGCAAATATGGCTTAATTGAAACAAACTAA